GTGGAGGGAGCTTGACTGGCAGTGGAAGGACACAGGCCGGGTGTGAAGATGGAAACACAGGGCCGGCTCTCCTGACGCCAGACCACAGGCCGCGAGCAGCCAGGCAGCTGTCTCAATTTGAGAACATTTATCAGGGACTGTGATACGCAATGAAAATGcagaatgagaaagatacagttTTGTATTAACCAGATTCTGACCCCCTCCAATGAGCTAAAAGCCAGGTTTAGAAGGGCAGATTAGGGCCAGCTGAAAGCTGTGGTTGGCACATGGAGGAGTCTGAATTGTATTCCCCAGGCAATGGGGAGCCATGGCAGGCTGCCCACATTTCTAGTGGGCAGGTGACAGGAGTGGAGCTGAGCGGGCAGTAGTTAGACAGTGGGCTACAGGAGGAGAATTTACGGGCGAGAGGCCTGCCTTTCTCTCAGGAAGACAGAACTGGATTTACACCTCAGTTGAAAGGTGTTTGGTGGCTAGTCATCCAGAACTGCTGTGGCGATTCTGTGGTTATTAGGGACTTCAGCCACTCGCTTTGCTTCGCCATCCTAACACACGCCTTACATCCCCACAGCCACGTCCTGCTCTGACATGGCCGGCAGAGCTGCGATTCACATACGTGGCAAGAGCGAGGTCAGGGAGAGGAGCAGGCAAGGGCTTCTTGGCCACATCCGCAAACTTCCTGGAAGTACAGTTCTTCATTTGCGACACTTCTGCTTGATTCCTGTTGGCCAGAACTCAGTCACATAGTTGTATCtagtttattattattcccttttgttgcccttgttttattgttgtagttattattattgtcattgttgttggataggacagagagaaatggagagaggaggggaagacagagggggagagaaagacagacacctgcagacctgcttcaccacctgtgaagcgactcccttgcagatggggagctggggggggggctcaaactaggatccttatgctggtccttgagctttgcaccacctgcacttaacccactgtgctaccgctcaactccccagTTGTATCTAGTTTCAAGGGACACTtggaaataaagttttatttaaatttattatttttttcttaaattcaagagggtcaggtagtggtgcatctggttaagtgttaaCATATAATTCACATCCCTATAAAGATATCAACCCTAGGGCCAGAAAAATAACTCACATGGATagtacacctgctttgcccttacgtgagacctgggttcaagcccagctccaccacattgaaggacacTGGTGCCATGGTGTCATTCTGTACATCTGTGGAAAAGCTTGGAATGGTGAAACCCTGGTGAGGGCAAAGATACCatgcgtgtacacacacacacacacacacacacacacacacaccccttgggAATGGGGAAAAAGCTAGGGAGGGAGAAGCCAGGGAAGACTGAACGTGGTCCATGAGAAGAGGCAAAGAGCATGCATGCGAATTCCCAGAGCCACCGACAGAAAAGTAAATTGGGAGGGAAACCTAAGTCGTTGACGGTGGGATAAGTCTAATGGTACACTGAACTTCAGGGAGAACAGACATCCAGGTGGAGAGCCCCAGTAAGCTGTTGTGTCTAGATTTTAGGGGGACACTCCTAGTTCAGTGGCATtgtggaaggaaggtaggaaccCTCTCCCAGCTCCACTCTCCTTCGTCTCTGGAGGCCACATACCTAGAGGGAGGCAGGGAGTTTTAGTTTCCCATTTCTCACACCCACCCCAtgctccctttttaaattaatttttattattgaatagatacagaaactgaaaggggagggggaggtagagagggagaggcacacccgcagccctgcttcaccgctcgtgaagctttccccctgcaagtgcggACACCACAGAGACGCTGCTGAGAGAACAAGAGACTGAAATAGGCTCCAGATCATGGTGGCTGTGAGCCTACAGAGGACTTGGGGGAGCAGACTGCCACGACCTGAGGGGCAGTGAGGGTTTCAGTCATGCAGAAGAGACTGGTGGGGCACCTGAAACGATTTAATAAACCGCACTGGCACAGCATAAAGGGTTACGTGCAGCTGCCCTTTTGAGAAGTTTgttgaaaggggaaaggaaaaagtGTTGTCAGAAGATCAGCACTCCATCCTTACAGAAGAGGATGCGGGCGGACGGCGAAATAGTTCATTTAGGTAGTGCGCTtactttgagcctggccccagggCACTAGTGGAAGCGTCCATGCTGTGGTtcatttccctctccccctctggccTCAACCTGGAGCCGTGAGGACCCAatggtgacaaaaacaaaaacattaaaaaaaagggggggtgggcagtggcccgcctggacacgggttcaagcccctggtccgcacttgcagggggaaagcttcacgagtagtgaagcagagctgcaggtgtgtctatctccctctcccctctcaatttctgtatgtatTCAATAATCAGAATTAAAAAGGAgggtaggagtcgggcggtagcgcagcaggttaagtgcacatggcgccaagcacaaggaccggcgttaaggatcccggtccaagcccctggctccccgcctgcaggagagtcgctgcacaggcggtgaagcaggtctgcaagtgtctatctctccccgtcgctgtcttccctcctctctccatttctctctgtcctagccaacaacgacaataataacaataaaaaacaacaacagggcaacaaaaggagggtgggggggtgagaaATGGGAAACTAAAACTCCCTGCCTCCCTCTAGGTATGTGGCCTCCAGATAGACAAAGGAGAATGGAGCTGGGAGAGGGTTCCTACCTCCCacaaatattgggggggggggtgtgtccgCCAGGTGCTGCCAGGACAGGACAGGGGAAGAGAAGTGGGGCAAACACTGGCTTTGAGTCCGGCCTCTGAGCGAGCTCCTTAGCCTGACCCCGGCTCCTCTGCTGTCAAATGGAAATGCTTGTGCGGGAGGCTGCGGCTGACAGACGAGAGCCCGGCAGCCCGTAGGGAATGATGATAAATGGGAGCCAACCTGCCGCCCAGCCCCTCGCCAAGGGACGGAACCGAACGCGCCAACCGCCGGGTCAGAACCCGCGACCTCGGCATCTGCGAGGGTAGGGCCGGCTCCCCAGGCCTcctcccccctggaggtggggactaggtGGATGGAGGAAGGGCTGCGGGGGGAGGAGCTGGTGCGCAGCGACCCGCCCTGTCCCGTCCAGTCCGGCCTGGGCGCCCCGGGAGTCGCCGTGCCCGCCGCCGTCGCGTCCCGCCATGAGCCCGCGCCCCTCGCCGCCTCCGCTGCGCctgctgctgccgctgctgctgctgctgctgcgcgGGGCGGCGTGCGGGGCCGACACCGCCTCCGAAACCGAAAGTCCCGTCCggaccctgcaagtggagactctGGTGAGGACCGAGCCCCAGACTCGAGCTGCCGCCCCGCCCCAGGCTGTGTGCGTgcgcctgggggtgggggcggccgCCGGGGGTGCGGGGGGCGCTGGTGCGGGCCCGCCTGACCCGCGTCCGGCCGCAGGTGGAGCCCCCGGAGCCGTGCGCCGAGTCGGCCGCCGTGGGAGACACGCTGCACATCCACTACACGGTGAgggcggggggcgggcggggggcgggcggggggcgggcggggcccGGCAGGGGGCGGCGCCCCGCAGAAACACACGTCAGCTTTGGCGGGGACACGTGGCAGGCGGTTGGGGAGCCACTGGGGCTCCGGGGTCCTCGAGCACGTGGCGCGGGGGAGGGGCGCCGCTCCCCGAGgggggcagggagccgggggcaggGAGCCGGGAGCGGCGGCAGGCCTGTGGGGCTCCCCGCTCCTGCCAGTCCCCAGGGAAGCACCGGGCTGCAGCCGCCCTGCCTGTTACACCTGCCGGGTGCCAGGGGTGCAGGGGGTCGGCTCCTGATGCCCTCTCCCCCCAGGGCAGCTTGGTGGATGGGCGCATCATTGACACCTCCCTGACCAGAGACCCTCTGGTTATAGAACTTGGCCAAAAGCAGGTGATCCCAGGTACTTGACCCTCGTGCCTTTCTCCTGGTCCACCTCTGCCCCAACCCAAGCCCTTTCTTCAACCTGTTCATCCCTCAAACTTCCCTGAAAATGCCTCCTGGGCTGCATAAGACCGCAGGTCTCTGCCGGCCACCTCCCGAGGACCAACCCCCACTTCCAGCACTCCTGCCCCTCACCCCACTGGGGACCTCAGTTGAAGGTCTGGGACGTGGGGCATTTAAGTAGTTCCTGCTCATGTGTTTTTTCTTCCTGAAGGTCTGGAGCAGAGCCTTCTAGACATGTGTGTGGGGTAAGTATCCCGGCAGGGGGACTTGGCGTTGCCCTTGTCTGTGTCGCTGCCCCCAGAGGCGGTGGGTAAGCACAGCACAGAGGCGTCTGACTTGGCTCTGGGACCCTTCGGGGCATCCCAGGTCTCTGTGTGTGCGTTTTGTTGGAAGACTTGCAATGGACACCTTTGCTTGTCAGCCTGTTTGGTGGCCAGGTTCATGTTCTGGGGGTGATTATCCAGAGGGTGTTGCTTTGCTGGTGGGCTTCAGGTGGACTGAGAGCgctggcccccagccccacctttgGCTGACACTCACATTCCTTCCCTCAGGGAGAAGCGAAGGGCAATCATTCCTTCTCACCTGGCTTATGGAAAACGGGGATTCCCACCATCTATCCCAGGTAATCCCGCAAAGCCTCCCTTTCAGGCCATGGGCACCATACCTAGCCCCTAAGAACTGGAGGGGGGACGACACACTTTGGAGCTAGACAAGGTGTAGACTCGGTTTGCTGAAAGGGACAAGAACAGCTGGGATTCTCAAGAGgccctttttctcctcttcaggCCACTGACGGTTACAGCCTGTAGCCCTGTATGCCATCCCCTTTAGCACCAGGCGCCTTTTCGAGGAGACACCCGCCTTGAGTCATGTGGCCTGTGCCACGCTGCCTGCACTCTGGGCTTCTCCCTGGCTTTTCCTACTCTGCCAGGCAGTGTTGTCTGTACAGGTGTGCCATGGTTTTTCACTACAGCTCTACCCCTCCTTTTAGCCTGCACCAGGGAAGAGAATTTGACAAGGATCATAGTCAAGTAATCCAGAAACAACGTAGACATCTTGTAAAATCCAAACCCACTCCATACCTTGAAAGAGCCCTCATAGGTCTGTCTGTTCAGGAAGACCTGAGGCTGGTCAGATTTCCCGAGATGCAATTCTCTTGCTTTAGGTCATAACAGATGGTCTCTCAGCTAAACTGCGCTGTGTTTCAAGGTATAGGAGTAGCAAGAGTTCTTACTCTAGTTCCGGCATAGAGGGAGACATGGCAAGAAGGTAGGGGGACTGAAGAGAAACTTAGACCCAAAGCCCCACTGTGTTCATATTTCCAGGCTGCTTCTCTGTCACACTCTTACTCATTcccccatgcttttttttttttttttttgatagaacagagagaaattgaagggaggggtggggagagaggaagacgcCTACAGAActgctgcccccctgcaggtgggaatgggggatGAGACCCAGACTTTTGCATACGGTAACATGTGCACGCAACTAAGTGCAGTACCTccagccccttccttccttccttcttccttcttcctttctggcGCTCATGTTGAAATGCTTGGCTGGCAGTCACTGCGTATGCTCGTTGGGTGACGGTGGTTTTTGTTTaagtctaatttatttatttttaaatcttttaaaatatttgtttatttatttatgcccttttgttgccattgttgtagttattgatgtcatcgttgttggataggacagagagaaatggagagaggaggggaagacagagagggggagagaaagatagacacctgcagacctgcttcaccgcctgtgaagcgactcccctgcaggtggggagccagggcctcaaaccgggatccctatgctggtctttgcgctttgcgccacgtgcgcttaacccgctgcgctaccgcctgactccctgtttaagTCTAATTTAAATCCAACTAATTCCAGGCCTGCAAAGATTCAGTGTggctctttgcaggtggggtcaAGGTAGGATGGCGCTCTCACTTACAAATGGAGAGCAGCCTTCACGCTTCAGAGCCCCATGCTATTCAAGGTCAGTCACCAAGCACGGACCAGCTCTACTTTATTCACAGGCTGCCTTTCACTGCAATCTGCTCTTAACCCTCCTCTGCCTCAGCCCAGCATTGGAATACTGGCCAGTTCTGCAGTTATGGCTCTGGTGCGGCCTGCCGCCCTGTTTTTATTAGGAGTCTGAGCCCTGGATGGCATGCACATGGATTCTAACCctgcttcctctctgcctccagcGGATGCAGTGCTGCAATTTGACGTGGAGCTGATTGCACTGATCCGAGCCAACTACTGGCAAAAGCTGGTGAAGGGCATTTTGCCGCTGGTAGGCATAGCCATGGTGCCAGCCCTCCTGGGCCTCATTGGGTATCACCTATACAAAAAAGCCAACAGCCCCAGAGTCTCCAAAAAGAAGctcaaggaagaaaaaagaaacaagagcaaaaagaaataaaatttttaaaatgacattgcattcttcatctgtttttttttttctgagactgcTGTTGATCCATGGAATTGGGGTTAAGAAGGGGGGGGGCGCATTCTGAGTTGTATCTTGCCTGCCACTGGGGTGGGCGGAGGTTTGAGCTCCCTGacttcctctttctgtcctaacttacATCAAGGACCTGGCCTTGAATCTTCCCGCAGGCTCCTGAGTACAAGTTCTGGCTCCCAGGGTGCCCTGCCGCTTGAGCAGCACCCATCTTGGCAGTTACTGAGAGCTAGTGCCTCCACCCCCGCTCCAGGGGCTGCAGTATTCCCAGTGTTCTCAAGGGACACGGCTTTGTCCAAAGTAGCAAAGACGCAAGGTGTTCCCAtggacatttttaatagctaagtattcCGGTCTCAAAAACAAACATTACCCCTCCGTCTGGGAACCGACAAGGGATTTCCACCTGGCTCACAGGAGGTTCGAGGCCACGTGGGCTGCCTCAGTGATGTTGTGGACGGCTGGATGGGGTTTGCCACCTGGGTGGGCTCCAGgtgtgggctggggctggggccgggGCACATTGCTGCGATTGTTGATGATCAGGAGCGGGTTGAGCTGGCTCAGCACCTCGTCGCTCACCGAGATGCCATCCAGGTACTGCTTGAGCATCTCCCGCAGCTTCCGGTTGATCTCCAGTAGCTGAGTACGTCTGTGCTGCAGGCTCAGCTGTTCCAGCTTCACTTTGTTATACCTCTTCCAGAAGTTCTCCATCCCTGAGTAGTCCCCTATCAACTGGGGGCCAGGGGAGCTGAGTTACGGAGCAAGTGTGTCTTGAGGGGGCCCATTCACAGTGCaccacagtgcccacccccttctcctcccACAGGCCTCTGTGCTTCAGGAACTTTACCTTTGCCATCTCCTCAGTGAGCTCCTCCTGGATATTTCCCTCCACCTCTTTCTGTTCCTCAGGTGTGAGCACTGATGAATAGAAAGGCAgtactttttcttcctctgtttcaAATTTCCTACATATTTCAGCAAGTTTAAGGATCTTTTCACCCTACAGGAAAGAGGCAGAGCCCTTTTATTAGGAAAGGAGGTTGAGGCGGGCCGGGGGTGGGGCAATGTAGAGTGAAGTTGCCTCCCTTGCTTGATCCCAGGGAAGCTACTCTTCCAAGTGGGAGTCAGGAGTCATGAAAATAGTGCTTCCCAAGTACTGGTCCACATATTTTATATTCGAAGAAAACTCAGAACtagagccagggagacagcataatagttaatgCAAAtgactcatgccagaggctcaggtcccaggttcaatccccaccaccaccataagccatagctgagcagtactttcgtctctgtgtcattctctctgcatctctctttcattcAAAATTAATAAGtagggggctgagcggtagcgcagcgggttaagcgcatgtggcgcaaagctcaaggaccggcatagggatcctagttcgagcccccagctccccacctgcaggggagtcgcttcacaggcggtgaagcaggtctgcaggtgtctgtctttctctcccctctctgtcttcccctcctctctccatttctctctgtcctatctaacagcaatgacagcaataacaacaacgataaacaagaagggcaacaaaagggaaaatatggcctccaggagcagtggattcatagtgcaggcaccaagccccagcaataaccctagaggcaaaaaaaaaaaaaaaaaaagactctcatgtctgaactctgaggtcccaagtttaattcctagcaccaccataagccagagttgaacagtgttctggatgtctttctctcattaaaaaagtatttaaaaaaacaactcagtcattattatcattttttttgtcactaccagggcttctgggccaactttttctgatagagtcAGATAGGGAAAGTCCatacatagcactgaagcttcccccagtgaggtgggggctgggctaccAGACAGGTAagctgtatctttcttttttcctttagggttattgctacgactcggtgcctgcactatgaatccactgctcctggaggccattttccccattttgttgcccttgttgttgttgttgcataggacagagaaattgagagggggagagaaagacacctgcagacctgcttcaccgcttgtgaagtgacacccctgcaggtggagagctgggggcttgaaccaagacccttatgccggtccttgcgcttcgtgccatgtgcgcttaacctgatgtgctactgcccagcccccctatttatatcttttaaattgtttattatttgataagacaaagagaaattgagaggggaggagggagagaggaagagagacagagacaactacagccctgcttcaccattcatgaagctttccctgacaGGTGGGGCCCAGGTAACATGCagttaaccaagtacaccaccacctggcccccaaaatgagTTATCTTGATGACCCTATTAATTTAAAGTATGACTCAGGGACTttgtagtggtgcacccagttggacctaggttcaagtgcccagtccccacctgcagaggggaagattcatgaatggtgaagcagtgctgcagatgtttctctttttttctacctctctacattaagcgcaggtgacgcaaagtgcagggaccggcataaggatcccggttcgagcccccggctccccacctgaagtggagtggcttcacaagcggtgaagcaggtctgcaggtgtctatctttttctcctcctctctgtcttcccctcctctctccatttttttctgtcttatccaacaacaacaacatcaataacaacaataataactacaataataaaacaagggcaaaaaaagggaataaataaatatttttttaaaaaattttaaaaaaacctctaATGCCTGAgcctcacaggtcccaggttcaatccccagcacctccataagccagatgtgagcagtgctctggtaaaacaaaacaaaatggtgTCCATTCCAAGGGTCCTCTCAGGCAGGAAACAGGAAGCCCTCCAGCACCCCGACGCCCCTTGAGCCTTGGAGAGGACCAGCTTCCCTGGTCTTCTGACCACTCTCACCTCACAATTACCTTTTCCACAATCTCCCTCAGGGTCTTGAGAGTGGTGTTGCTTTCCAGAGTGAGTCTAACTAAGTTTTTCTGTGCTACTCCTCGGGTCCGGGTTCTCTGGACCTTCAGTTTTCGCAGTTGCACAAGAATCGCCTCTTTGTCGTTACGAATGTACTGATTCTGATCATCACTCTCTCGGATCTGCACCAGGATCTTGCCTCTTACAATCATTATAGACTCCTGGAGGAACAGAGCAGATCAGAGGGAGCACTCGACTTGCTGAGGGTCTTAAGTCACACAGCTAAGAGGACTGTCTGGGGACTGAGATCAAAGCATGTCAAACTTTCCCCCAGCCAGTGATGGGCCCCCAGTGGAAACTGGGGCAAGAGGAACAGGTAACAGTGGAGCAGCTGAAGCAGTGGACGTCTTACGGTCGCACTGACCTGTAGCTTCTGTATTCTTTTCATCTGGGCTTCAATCTCCTTGGAGCTCTTCTCGTCTTTCATTTTCAGGGTCTCAAAGGCAATCTTTCGATCCTCTGTTGCTTCCGTGTAATTCTTGAGTGCGTCTTGGAACCGTTTCCACAGATCTTCGACAATGTTCTCCAGTTGCAGTCGTAGAAAGTGCTTCTCTTCTAAATTCTAGAAAGGGGTTCTcaaataagccagtgctgagagtGAGCCTATTCATGGGCCTTTTCACTTCTGCCAGCAAGCTCGCCCTCTTGCACTGTCTGTAGCATAAAACAGTGTAAGGGTTAACAATTAGCAAAATGCCCACAAGAGCCAGGCAGAGGACGGAAGTGAATTCTGGGGGCTGGCTGGGTCCTGTGGCAAACCACAGAGGAATAAAACACTGCACAGTGGGTGGGGCTGCTGGGTTCCCTGTGATTGCCCACTTTGAAGATGTGGCCCAATGTTCCCAGATCCTTACTTTCTTTCAAGGGACGTCAAAGTTTTGGGTTTTATATGGAaggttcccccccccttttttttttgcttctagggttatcactggggctcggtgcctgcactacaaattcactgctcctggtggccatcttgttttccattgttgttgctactgttgttggataggacagagagaaattgagagagattgggaagacagagagaagggagaaaaagacagacaccggcagacctgcttcacctcttgtgaagtgactcccctgcaggtggggagccgggggctcaaaccaggatccttgtgcatgtccttgggctctgtactatgtgtgtttaacctggtgtgctaccgtccagccccctaAAGTTCCTCATTTTTAAACACAGAAatcttattcatttttaaaatgtatttatcattattacttttaaattatctttatttatttattggatagagacagccagaaactgagaggaaggaggagatagggaaagagacagagagacacttgcagccctgcttcaccacttttgaagctttcccccagcaggtggggaccgggggcttgaatctggatccttgcacattgtaacatgtatgctcaaccaggtgcgccaccacccaccccctatattattattatttacagaaTACTTTTGGataaaatagaaacagagggctgggaaaatagtataatggttatgcaaagagactttcatgcccgtgCCTCTAAGGTTCCAgactcaatcctcagcaccactaataagccagagctgagcagtgctctagttaaaaataataataataataataatagggaatctggtagcgggttaagtgcacgtggagtgaagcgcaaggactggcgtaaggatcccggttcgagcccccagctctccacctgcaggggagtcgcttcacaggtggtgaagcaggtctgcaggtgtctatctttctctccccttctctgtcttcccctcctctctccatttctctctgtcctatctaataaggattacatcaataacaacaataactacaacaataaaacaacaagggcggaaTTGGTGTATCtcacgaaagtaaaagactctggggtgggtgtgggtggggagaatacaggtccaagaaggattcagaggacctggtgggggttgtattgttatatgggaatctggggaatgttatgcatgtacaaactattgtacttactgttgaatgtaaaacattaattccccaattaaaaaaaatagtacaataaaaaaaaacaccaagggcaacaaaagggaataaataagctttaaaataacaataataatacacacacacacacacacaccatacccaAAGCCAGGTCTGCAGTTTGATGAAGTTTGCAGCAGCCAGGATGGTGAAAAACATTTGAGGTCAAGGGGCAGGAGGCCCCCTCCTTCTACTTCCTTCTTCTACTGCAAACCAGCAGCATGGAGTTGGCGAATCATTCTACTTCTTTGGTCCTTTTGTGAAGCCAAATAATCTA
This portion of the Erinaceus europaeus chromosome 7, mEriEur2.1, whole genome shotgun sequence genome encodes:
- the FKBP11 gene encoding peptidyl-prolyl cis-trans isomerase FKBP11 isoform X1, with translation MEEGLRGEELVRSDPPCPVQSGLGAPGVAVPAAVASRHEPAPLAASAAPAAAAAAAAAARGGVRGRHRLRNRKSRPDPASGDSGGAPGAVRRVGRRGRHAAHPLHGLEQSLLDMCVGEKRRAIIPSHLAYGKRGFPPSIPADAVLQFDVELIALIRANYWQKLVKGILPLVGIAMVPALLGLIGYHLYKKANSPRVSKKKLKEEKRNKSKKK
- the CCDC65 gene encoding dynein regulatory complex subunit 2; its protein translation is MPKKGKKGKVPLSDEEQLLLYQQKLLAEEEMAKKKERLLSQFLKDKLAKEEHNSALNLKKINTQWRTVLREVKTKELHKDIEVLSQTFERVVDCKDSVVKSLAKDLSEAEEQYAHALRSHLHNIDQLLALQRSRLSLLEESYNMELEALTKEFETERKTIIDQHDKEIRYLQDVFMAMEQNYIDSEYESKLEFQSMWDDLKNKNLEEKHFLRLQLENIVEDLWKRFQDALKNYTEATEDRKIAFETLKMKDEKSSKEIEAQMKRIQKLQESIMIVRGKILVQIRESDDQNQYIRNDKEAILVQLRKLKVQRTRTRGVAQKNLVRLTLESNTTLKTLREIVEKGEKILKLAEICRKFETEEEKVLPFYSSVLTPEEQKEVEGNIQEELTEEMAKLIGDYSGMENFWKRYNKVKLEQLSLQHRRTQLLEINRKLREMLKQYLDGISVSDEVLSQLNPLLIINNRSNVPRPQPQPTPGAHPGGKPHPAVHNITEAAHVASNLL
- the FKBP11 gene encoding peptidyl-prolyl cis-trans isomerase FKBP11 isoform X2, whose product is MSPRPSPPPLRLLLPLLLLLLRGAACGADTASETESPVRTLQVETLVEPPEPCAESAAVGDTLHIHYTGSLVDGRIIDTSLTRDPLVIELGQKQVIPGLEQSLLDMCVGEKRRAIIPSHLAYGKRGFPPSIPADAVLQFDVELIALIRANYWQKLVKGILPLVGIAMVPALLGLIGYHLYKKANSPRVSKKKLKEEKRNKSKKK